A genomic window from Vitis riparia cultivar Riparia Gloire de Montpellier isolate 1030 chromosome 18, EGFV_Vit.rip_1.0, whole genome shotgun sequence includes:
- the LOC117907662 gene encoding probable inactive receptor kinase At5g67200, whose amino-acid sequence MLNPIQSLAPCLFILSVAFLTASSTAATHPPHAVSPSPSPTLPPSDAIALVMFKSKADLGNKLRFTASTSLNYCYWQGVACLRGKVVRLVLEGLDLGGVFGPDTLSRLDQLRVLSLQNNSLVGPIPDLSKFFNLKALFLDHNSFTGSFPPSISSLHRLRTLDFSYNNLTGPLPIWLTKLDRLYYLRLESNRFNGTIPPLNQSTLQTFNVSRNNLFGAIPVTPTLLHFEASAFALNPGLCGEILHKECHPSQPFFSPSAPVATPPPPVGLGQNEQVHGVELAQPCPKNHKRTVVILGFSSGVFVLISSLLCFVIAMKRQRNQRNTAPTMASDSAATAQAAAVMRIEEENELEEKVKKVQGMQVAKSGSLVFCAGEAQLYTLEQLMRASAELLGRGSIGTTYKAVLDNRLIVSVKRLDAGKTAITDKETYERHMESVGGLRHPNLVPLRAYFQAQEERLLIYDYQPNGSLFSLIHGSKSTRAKPLHWTSCLKIAEDVAQGLSYIHQAWRLVHGNLKSSNVLLGPDFEACLTDYCLAVLASPSLDDDLDSASYKAPETRNPSGQATSKADVYAFGILLLELLTGKPPSQHPVLMPDDMMNWVRSTRDDDDGEDNRMGMLLEVAIACSVTSPEQRPTMWQVLKMIQEIKESVLMEDNELDPPTGLS is encoded by the exons ATGCTCAATCCTATACAGTCTCTTGCTCCGTGCTTGTTTATTCTCTCGGTCGCTTTTTTGACTGCTTCTTCCACTGCTGCCACTCATCCACCGCATGCTGTTTCGCCCTCGCCCTCGCCCACGCTACCACCATCTGATGCCATTGCCCTTGTCATGTTCAAATCCAAAGCCGACTTGGGTAACAAGCTTCGCTTCACTGCAAGCACCAGTCTCAATTACTGCTATTGGCAAGGAGTCGCATGCCTCCGAGGGAAAGTGGTGCGCCTAGTTCTGGAAGGGCTCGATCTCGGTGGGGTTTTTGGTCCTGACACATTGAGTCGTCTCGACCAACTTAGAGTCCTCAGTTTGCAGAACAACTCGCTCGTTGGACCCATTCCAGATCTCTCCAAATTCTTCAATCTCAAGGCTCTGTTTCTTGATCACAACTCGTTCACGGGCTCTTTTCCACCTTCAATCTCGTCGCTTCATCGGCTTCGAACCCTTGATTTCTCTTACAATAATCTGACCGGCCCTTTACCTATTTGGTTAACAAAACTAGATCGGCTATACTACCTGCGACTTGAGTCGAACCGGTTCAACGGAACGATTCCTCCACTCAACCAGTCCACTCTCCAAACGTTTAATGTTTCGCGTAATAACCTCTTCGGTGCCATACCCGTGACACCTACTTTGTTGCACTTTGAAGCGTCTGCGTTCGCATTGAACCCTGGTCTCTGCGGTGAGATTCTTCACAAAGAGTGCCACCCGAGTCAACCCTTTTTTAGTCCATCAGCGCCGGTCGCCACGCCACCACCGCCAGTGGGTCTTGGGCAAAACGAGCAGGTGCACGGTGTTGAGTTGGCTCAACCGTGTCCGAAGAATCATAAGAGAACCGTGGTGATCCTGGGCTTCTCATCTGGGGTGTTCGTTCTGATTAGTTCACTTCTTTGTTTTGTGATAGCAATGAAGAGACAGCGAAACCAGAGGAACACAGCGCCGACGATGGCTTCTGACTCTGCAGCAACAGCCCAGGCTGCGGCCGTGATGAGAATAGAAGAAGAGAACGAGTTGGAGGAGAAGGTGAAGAAGGTACAGGGAATGCAAGTGGCGAAGAGTGGGAGTTTAGTATTTTGTGCAGGGGAGGCGCAGCTGTATACTCTGGAACAGCTGATGAGGGCTTCAGCTGAGTTGCTGGGGAGAGGAAGCATAGGGACCACTTACAAAGCGGTGTTGGATAACCGTCTGATCGTCAGCGTGAAGAGACTCGACGCCGGTAAAACAGCGATCACAGATAAAGAGACGTACGAGCGTCACATGGAATCAGTTGGTGGACTTCGCCACCCAAATCTGGTTCCGCTCAGAGCCTATTTCCAGGCCCAGGAAGAGAGACTCCTCATCTACGATTACCAGCCCAACGGCAGTCTCTTCTCCCTCATTCACG GTTCAAAGTCAACGAGGGCAAAGCCTCTTCACTGGACATCGTGTTTGAAAATAGCAGAGGACGTGGCACAAGGTCTGTCCTACATACATCAAGCATGGAGACTTGTCCATGGCAATCTCAAGTCCTCCAACGTCCTCCTCGGCCCTGACTTCGAGGCTTGTCTCACCGACTACTGCCTCGCCGTCCTCGCCTCCCCCTCCTTAGACGACGATCTCGACTCCGCCTCTTATAAAGCCCCCGAAACCCGAAATCCCAGTGGGCAAGCAACGTCTAAAGCCGACGTGTATGCATTCGGCATTCTCCTGCTGGAGCTTCTAACGGGTAAACCTCCATCGCAGCATCCGGTTCTAATGCCAGATGATATGATGAACTGGGTTAGGTCCACCAGGGACGACGATGATGGGGAAGATAACAGGATGGGGATGCTTCTTGAAGTAGCCATTGCCTGTAGTGTGACCTCGCCGGAGCAGAGGCCCACAATGTGGCAAGTCTTGAAAATGATACAGGAGATTAAAGAGAGTGTATTAATGGAGGACAACGAGTTGGACCCACCCACTGGGTTGTCCTAG